The nucleotide sequence ctcactcaAGAAAAATTGTACAtccgtacatatcaagggatatatagcctattaaaaaagcattattactatcgtaatgaaatcttttcatattcattgctattgaaatcaaaacatgcatattaatcagtgtaaaattttattattttttatttttatatatatatttaaaaaaagtatctggcattgttcagagggtcGGTCCATATGCGTTGGCGggccgtagtttggggacccctgtacTAGGTAATCGCGGGCAGGTTGTGACGTTGTAGCGTTAAGTGACGTTTGTGACTGTGGCAAGCTAGTTTGCTCCTGTAACTTCACTTTTTGCAACAAAAACATAAATTATGACAAGCAACGTAATCTATATATTTGTTTATTAACACAGGTGCTTGATTTTGAACATCTTCAGAATCTTAATGTCAGGGTTGTCAAATGTTAGTGGGTGAGCTGTATTTTTGTGAGTGAGCAGAGGAGGCTGTAGATGAAATGGCCAACTCACCTCTTTGCGAAATATGTGCAGGACTAGCGTCAGAGTCACCTCCGTCAGCACCAGGAGCAAGAGGATGACAAAGAACTGAGTAAAGAGTGCAAAAGAAAGGGGAATTAAAGAATATGGGTTGGGAAATACATTTAACTGTATCCAAACTAAACTCTCAGTAATCTGCTATTCATGGGATGTCATCTTTTTTTTATCCACATGCTGACTTCTTACCGTCATCAATAGACAGCGCTGCTCTTTCAGGGCACCAAGGCAACCCAGGAAGCCTGTTACCATAGTGACGCCCCCGGCAACCAGTAATAGATTGGCAGCtgaaagggaggggaaggacACTGGCAGGGAGGAGAACTCCGCCTGGGTGAAGGAGAGCCACACCCCTACGCCAAACAGACCACACCCTCCTAGCTGGGAATAGACAGATGGTGTGTTCGACATcggctgcggctgcatgaaacaacGAGAGTTGCCACTTGCAGTCGGGGAGCAGTtaaaagtcggacattcctgcttctTGTGGTTTGCTGCATTAaggtcagtcatggccgatcaagtgctgtttgcttactttatcgcTGATGAACTGCATTGTCGCCAATTTCATTGTTTTCGCATTCGAACTTGCACGAACCAGTGCACTGAAATTTGTCATTTTATGTAATCGGCTATGTtaaactctctctccaatctgcagatcGATAATAGGCCTACAACCAGCACTCaactaaacttagtctttccattagtgaagaggcggactaaaacactttcttcaacaACTTAGGCTATTGCAGTCTGTCAATAAAGACAAATATTCTATTCAATTgtactgtttggtccggatttgagcattggcgaaactgaaggtttcagaataaatacaaaacacacgtcaaagttgtcgtgtgtgagtctggccaatcatgaaatagctgtgttgtCATTAGACAAGTGCAGTTGCTCTCGAGAAAATGTGCTCGgttacacagccggcagttcttgagttgatctcacggtactttgatggacaGAAAGTCTAACCAGCATTCagtgtttcaagtcagccagcTGCAGACGGCTgtcggcgctgcatgaagttgaACACACCTACTGATATTTATTTACTCATAGAAAATATCTGCAGAAGTAGCAACAATATCAGAAAATAGTTGCTGTTCAATGACAATGGCTCAATGACAGTACTTGTTATCTGATATATTCTACTCTGAGCTAAAATCTGAGTGCATAATCAAGTACTACTTCACCTGCATTACTTTACATATTTGGCAAAAGTCAACCTTAAACTGATTTCCATTCTTATTCGCTGGTTTCCTATACTTTTCAACAAGCAGATATCCAGTTATTGGAGTCTTGTTTCATGAGTCAGGATGTCAGGGACAAGATTGTAGACCTACACAAGGCTGGAATGGGCTACAAGACCATCGCCAAGCAGCTTGGTGAGAAGGTGACAACAGTTGGTGCGATTATTTgcaaatggaagaaacacaaaagtTGATTCCACAAATTCCTAATTttagacaagtatgcatttgtgctgctgGTGGGGCGCACAAAGccgatgtgtttaatgagacggttgcccttgtcaatattggtagctaatgtgaaacgtcactatcatggccgtgggaactaggagtgctgtagcaccccttgacagcacgagaatttccaatgatatgacttgaaaattcaccaccgcggcacagcccagccccgcagtagcggactggccattgGGAGCACcaggagaagaataacaatagaaaaccaggctaagaaacgtaaggttGGGGCataaaaattaagagacaaaaagacatcaccttcactagacaaggttttaccaattgaaaaacggctatgttcattttacataaagctcaaaaaactattttgtgctcaaataaaggcaaaaTTATCTTGCGTGctacgcgcgctcgcattaagtatcctagcgttctcacgaactagcatcacatcaaacagaatgtgcatgacctatttttactcccagtccatccctaccgccccgcaacattaagaTTATATTAAATTAAAAAGAAAtctggattttgttgttgttaatctGTCTCTcattgttcaaataaacctaccataAAAATTATAGACcgatcatttctttgtcagtgggcaaacgtaCAAAATCAGTAGGGGATCCAAAAATTCCCTCCCTGTATGTTCATGCAGTCCTGGTTTTTCAAAGCCTCCCAAAATGAACAAATACAATACGGTTATAGGTGCTGTACTGTACAGGCATCAACATACCCTGAATTAAAAACAGGACTGCAGCATATAGTATAGTAGACACTGACCCAGAAGATGAGGTTGAAGACAAACATGAGATATTTGACACAGCACAGCCACCTTTGTGAGGCTGACAtcctgaagagagaaagagagagacacagaataaTTGACAGATTTCATTAGCTACATATTTTCCcttgagagattgagagagtgaCTGACCAAAAGACAGGATTTCAGTATTTCATTTTAACAGTGGGTGTATTTGTATACTAATTGACATACATTACTGTCCTTCGAGCTAAAATGTATGGCATGTACTTTATTTGTGGTTacgtgtgggtgagtgtggtcaTATTAATTGACTTGCAGGGGTATCTTCATCGGCTTGATGTGGTGTGTATGGTATGGGGGAGGGATTGTAGTGCTGTTGATGTTTTCCGTGCATTTTTTTTAGGCTTATGTTAAGCCTCTACTTTGGGGGTCCTGTGTGTGCTTGGTCATACATGAGAGCATATATGGATACAATGTGTGCACATATTTGTATTTCTTAATCTTTGTATTTCTTATAGCTGATGTCATCCAGGGTAATGTTCTGCATGGTATCGCTCTGTCCTTTCCTGCTGATAAGACTCTTACTCAGAGTGGTTAAATTAAATGACCTGTTCCTCCCACAGGAAGTGACGCCGGACAGGAAGGAAAGAacctccctttttctttttgtaaCTCTTATAACTGATCATTTGGGGCAGTTAACTATGATTGAAGACTGAGGGATTATGACTCGTTACAAAGCTTAAGACATAGCtcaattctttctttctttgcaaTGCCAGTGGGAAACACTGGGTGAAACATTAGAATTTCTCAGCAGCCTTATTGAAATTGAGCCTGAATTATTGGGGagaaaattacatttaaaacacATCACAGAAAGCTGTTAAAGACCTGCTGTACAGAAGTTAAAATCTCCACTTGGTTGGAAGTACTGAATAAACTTCTAACAATGAAAAGATAATTATATCACAATAAGAAAATTGTGCTtccttatttatttttacaagaagtgaaatgcatgcataTACAAGTACCTGAGGGAATCGATTCCAAAGACTTAACtgatgagtgagagtgagaaaggtcttctgttttgttcttgttctctttctttgGTTGGTCCCTGGAGTTTTGATTATTTATAATTTTCTCCCTTTAGAACCCTAAATCACTTCACAAAGAAATAACGCCCACAGTTGACAATTTGAGGTATTCCACAGCCTTTCTCCTTGCTTTTCTCGACTTATGTCTGTGTTGTTCTTAACCTGTAGAAGAACAGAattgtattttctttctctgttttctctttctctgtgtttgtctccctcttttctttacTAACAACAGAAcatttccccctctttctccctcttcctatatctctcttgctgtctctttctttctttctccctcccttgcttACTTCTCAACAACTTCCAGATGTGTCTGTTGCTACCCCACCTCCCTTTTGGTCTGTTTTTCTGTGGTTACTCCCCCCTCCTCGTTGAACCAATTCTTTCAACTCATTATTTTAGTGGTTCCTCCTCCAAAGCTTCTGGCCTTAAAGCCATCCGTCTTTCTCTGTATTATTGTCAAATTTCCCCTTTATATCTCTTTTTCACAATAAATGTTCTATAACTGTGAGATTTTTGTGTTCTGCACAGTATAGATTTTCCCTGTTTCTATATTGTGACATAGCCCCACCCTATAACACACaaacttccttcctttcctgacCAAATGGTtgaagaggggtgggaggttgGTTGTTGGTCGGGTGACATGGAACATTTGTGTTATATAACCATTCAGTTTTTGCCAGAGTACATATAGCTTACATAGCTTCTTTACAAATGTGTAAGGTTACTGACTTTTTAAAGAATGTGATAAAATAAAGTGTTTCCAGAGCTTTGAGTGCTGCGGATTTGGTTCTGAATGACTTTGCAAAACATGCAAACAAACTAATGTGTTAAAGGACTCAATTTAACACTGACAGACAATAAAAAATGTACTATGGTATTTAAACCAACCTTAGACAAGTGTGGCACGAATAacaatcaatgcattttttagtATACACTACTTGGACTTCGATGTCACTGAAAAGTTTCCTTTGCTGTTAATCAGATGTTTTTAAACGTGCCTCATGACACAGATGGTGAAAGGACACAACATATTGTCCGTTTGTTATGACTTACAAAAACATCTGGATTCCTCAGAGTATTCGGGTCTTTAAATGAAAAGTTAAATATGTAAAATTGTCAAACATTACATTCCTGTGGGTGAAATTATGACAAAAAAGTGCATTCACATTTTCTTTCTTGTCTTTAGCAGCGTAAGagtatgtactgtttagctatgCAcccaaacatttttttattttgactATGATGTAGACAAAGGAGTGAGCCATATtacaaagcttaaataaataGTAGATCAGGGTCAATTGGGATCATGTTAAAGAATTTAATAATAGTAATTGTCAAGAACATATAAGAATATTATGTTCAAAGCATTCAAGAAATTTCATTTTCTGTGGTTACTCCCCCCAAAAAggtattttgaaaaagttagtaTCAGGCAACTATTTCGTGACTTTTAATatcccatcatcttccgcttatccgggggtcgggtcgcgggggcagcaacctaagcagggaggcccagacttccctctccccggccacttccactagctcttcctgggggaccccgaggcgttcccaggccagccaagatgcatagtccctccagcgtgtcctgggtcttccctggggcctcttcccagtgggacgtgcccagaacacctcaccagggaggcgtccaggatgcatccttatcagatgcccgagccacctcaactggcccctctcgacgtggaggagcagcggttctactctgagcccctcccggatgaccgagcttctcaccctatctctaagggagagcccgggcaccctgcggagaaaactcatttcggccgcttgtattcgcgatctcgttctttcggtcactacccacagttcgtgaccataggtgagggtaggaacgtagatcgactggaaaatagagagcttcgcctttcgactcagctccttcttcaccacgacggaccgatgcagagcccgcatcactgcggacgccgcaccgatccgcctgtcgatctcacgctccatccttccctctctcgtgaacaagaccccgagatacttgaactcctccgcttgggacaagatctcctccccgacccggagattgcactccacccttttccggtcgataaccatggcctcatatttggaggtgctgattcccatcccagccgcttcgcattcggttgcgaacggGCTCttggcccgatgaagccaacaggaccacatcaactgcaaaaagcagcgacccgatcctgaggtcactgaaccggaccccctcaacgccctggctgcgcctagaaattctgtccatataagttatgaacaaaatcggtgacaaagggcagccctggcggagtccaaccctcaccgggaacaagttcgacttactaccggcaatgcggaccaaactctggcaccggtcgtacagggaccgaacagccccgatcagggagtccggtaccccatactcccggagcaccccccacatgagcccccgagggacacggtcgaacgccttttccaaatccacaaaacatgtgtagactggttgggcgaactcccacgcaccctccagaaccctgccgagggtatagagctggtccacagttccacggccaggacgaaaaccacattgctcctcctgaatccgaggttcgacaatctgacggaccctcctctccagaacccctgaataga is from Osmerus mordax isolate fOsmMor3 chromosome 3, fOsmMor3.pri, whole genome shotgun sequence and encodes:
- the tspan4b gene encoding LOW QUALITY PROTEIN: tetraspanin-4 (The sequence of the model RefSeq protein was modified relative to this genomic sequence to represent the inferred CDS: inserted 3 bases in 2 codons) gives rise to the protein MTDLNAANHKKQECPTFNCSPTASGNSRXFHAAAADVEHTICLXSQLGGCGLFGVGVWLSFTQAEFSSLPVSFPSLSAANLLLVAGGVTMVTGFLGCLGALKEQRCLLMTFFVILLLLVLTEVTLTLVLHIFRKELDTHAQDELKKGMFDEGLRKSWDNVQKMFKCCGVTNKTDWYLVTNGTLPSSCCSVRTEQCDDGWSEPCYQKARQWLLDNIPSVLMFGVCISIIQILALVFSLLMYCQIMCAEKYLD